A genomic window from Elaeis guineensis isolate ETL-2024a chromosome 3, EG11, whole genome shotgun sequence includes:
- the LOC105042238 gene encoding LOW QUALITY PROTEIN: pentatricopeptide repeat-containing protein At5g08510 (The sequence of the model RefSeq protein was modified relative to this genomic sequence to represent the inferred CDS: inserted 2 bases in 2 codons; deleted 2 bases in 1 codon; substituted 1 base at 1 genomic stop codon): MEKKQGKTEGKSMKTKERRKKLKGLPYQMFRIDSIGLGDAKTNFSRWMTGVGRLIHGGKSKPYLSQSHMVEASLRLTARSLVXLIKSVNPATHSATREAQQLHFVVSKAGFISNEFISSALISLYSGVGCIDSARQLFDEXPHPGLLSSTVMVRAYSIMSYPMEALDLFWHMISVGIMPDPVALATSILACRQLGHSGLAKMIHGFALCSGIQIDAFVSTELLRIYADHGELELARKLFDEMPTRTLVAWNAIIHQYVKHDLIDVARQLFLEMPNRDVVSWNTLISGYSQAGHCREALVLFCDMELSSVRPNELTLCTILAACASLGALETGMWLHAYLERNNMNFDGCLDHCLIDMYAKCGSIEKAVQVFEKIPIRRDLYSWTSVICGXALHWRADHALRLFSRMQEVGVQPDDVTLVGVLNACAHGGLVDEGCKYFHSMEEVYGLKPKIEHYGCMIDLLVRVGRLKEALDIIVGMPMEPNVVVWGTLLSGCRVHNNVKLGEIAAMKLFVLDPCDPWVRVMLSNMYAEAHDWGGVMRLRKEMKGDEMRKAPGCSSIEVSGEVHEFLAGGSLHPQHAEIYTMLENIEAQM, encoded by the exons ATGGAGAAAAAACAGGGGAAAACTGAAggaaaatcaatgaaaacaaaggaaagaaggaagaaattgAAAG GCTTACCCTATCAAATGTTCAGAATAGATAGCATTGGTTTGGGAG ATGCCAAGACGAATTTCAGTCGTTGGATGACTGGCGTCGGTAGGCTTATACACGGAGGAAAATCAAAACCATATTTATCTCAGTCGCATATGGTTGAAGCTTCGCTCCGCCTCACCGCCCGATCCCTCGTTTAACTCATCAAATCGGTCAACCCCGCCACCCATTCTGCTACCCGCGAAGCCCAGCAGCTCCACTTCGTTGTCTCCAAAGCCGGCTTCATCTCCAACGAGTTCATCTCCAGCGCCCTCATATCCCTCTATTCTGGCGTTGGGTGTATCGACAGTGCCCGCCAACTGTTTGATG ACCCCCATCCAGGGCTGTTGTCCTCGACCGTCATGGTTCGGGCCTATTCCATCATGAGCTATCCCATGGAAGCGTTGGATCTTTTCTGGCATATGATATCTGTCGGCATTATGCCGGATCCTGTGGCTCTGGCGACTTCCATTTTAGCATGCCGTCAATTGGGCCATTCAGGCCTGGCGAAGATGATT CATGGGTTCGCTCTGTGTAGTGGGATTCAGATTGATGCATTCGTTAGCACTGAATTGTTAAGAATTTATGCGGATCACGGTGAATTAGAACTTGCGCGCAAGTTGTTTGATGAGATGCCTACAAGAACTCTTGTTGCATGGAATGCTATTATTCATCAGTATGTGAAGCATGATTTGATTGATGTTGCACGTCAGTTGTTCTTGGAGATGCCAAATAGGGATGTTGTTTCATGGAACACTTTGATATCTGGGTATTCTCAAGCAGGGCATTGTCGAGAGGCCTTGGTGTTGTTTTGTGACATGGAGTTGTCTTCTGTGAGGCCTAACGAGCTAACACTATGCACCATTCTAGCTGCTTGTGCTAGCCTGGGTGCTTTGGAGACTGGGATGTGGTTACATGCTTACCTTGAGAGAAATAATATGAACTTTGATGGGTGCTTGGATCATTGCCTGATCGATATGTATGCTAAATGTGGAAGCATTGAGAAGGCAGTTCAAGTGTTTGAGAAGATCCCGATAAGAAGGGATTTGTACTCATGGACTTCAGTGATATGTG CTGCACTGCATTGGCGAGCCGACCATGCCCTTCGCCTCTTCTCTCGCATGCAAGAAGTGGGAGTCCAACCAGATGATGTTactttggttggagttttaaatGCTTGCGCCCATGGAGGACTTGTAGATGAAGGTTGTAAATATTTCCATTCAATGGAGGAAGTTTATGGTCTCAAACCCAAAATCGAGCACTATGGATGTATGATCGATCTTTTAGTTCGTGTGGGTCGATTAAAAGAAGCACTTGATATCATTGTTGGAATGCCAATGGAGCCTAATGTAGTTGTGTGGGGTACATTGCTGAGTGGTTGTAGGGTGCATAATAATGTGAAGCTAGGTGAAATTGCAGCCATGAAATTGTTCGTGTTGGATCCATGTGATCCATGGGTTCGAGTGATGCTATCTAATATGTATGCAGAAGCTCATGATTGGGGTGGAGTCATGAGGCTCAGGAAGGAGATGAAGGGGGATGAGATGAGGAAAGCACCAGGGTGCAGTTCAATTGAAGTGAGTGGTGAAGTTCATGAGTTTCTTGCAGGAGGCAGTCTGCATCCTCAGCATGCAGAGATTTACACAATGTTAGAGAATATTGAAGCTCAAATGTAG
- the LOC140856063 gene encoding glucan endo-1,3-beta-glucosidase-like, translating into MGNENIVSIAAIIALILGAFVAIPTGAQLIGVCYGMGGNNLPRPRDVVNLYKSKNLKAMRLFEPNLDVFQALKGSNIQLMLGVPNTDLKLLASSSSAANHWVRKYVKAYSSGVSFKYIAVGNKAIPGNQARYVLPAMRNIYSALSSAGLQNQIKVSTAVATGREILKQYSPPSSGRFSSAAATHLRAIIRFLVNNGAPLFINVYPYRSYVGDPNHIGPNYPFFNSSRTVIQDGQYSYQNLFDAIVDAVYIASEKLGEPNLTVVVSESGWPSAGGFGATKEHARIYNQNLINHVGQGTPRRLWKSLETYIFEMFNENQKLHGAEQNFGMFYPNMQPVYPINFN; encoded by the exons ATGGGGAACGAAAATATTGTTTCCATCGCTGCCATAATTGCATTAATCCTTGGAGCCTTCGTAGCAATCCCAACAG GGGCGCAATTGATTGGTGTTTGTTATGGAATGGGTGGAAACAACCTGCCTCGACCAAGAGATGTAGTGAATTTGTATAAGTCAAAGAACCTTAAGGCGATGAGGCTTTTTGAACCAAACCTAGATGTTTTCCAGGCCCTCAAGGGTTCCAACATTCAACTCATGCTAGGGGTTCCCAACACTGATCTCAAATTATTAGCCTCTAGTAGTTCAGCAGCCAATCACTGGGTGCGAAAATATGTGAAGGCCTATTCCTCTGGTGTTTCATTTAAATATATTGCAGTTGGCAACAAAGCAATCCCTGGAAATCAAGCCCGGTATGTGCTTCCTGCCATGAGAAACATCTATTCTGCTCTATCCTCGGCCGGCTTACAAAACCAAATCAAAGTCTCAACTGCAGTTGCCACAGGACGTGAGATCCTTAAGCAGTATTCTCCTCCCTCATCTGGTAGATTCTCTTCTGCTGCAGCAACACATTTAAGAGCAATAATCCGATTTTTAGTTAACAATGGAGCCCCACTCTTCATAAATGTATACCCCTACAGAAGTTATGTTGGTGATCCGAACCATATTGGGCCTAACTATCCATTTTTTAATTCCTCAAGGACTGTGATACAAGATGGACAGTATAGCTACCAGAATCTCTTTGATGCAATAGTTGATGCAGTTTACATCGCATCGGAGAAGTTGGGAGAGCCTAATTTGACTGTCGTAGTATCGGAGAGTGGTTGGCCATCGGCTGGTGGTTTCGGAGCAACTAAAGAACATGCAAGAATATATAATCAGAATTTAATCAACCATGTTGGTCAAGGAACACCAAGGAGACTTTGGAAGTCCTTAGAGACTTACATATTTGAGAtgtttaatgagaaccaaaagtTACATGGAGCAGAGCAAAATTTTGGGATGTTCTACCCAAATATGCAACCAGTCTACCCCATCAACttcaattaa